A region of the Stieleria neptunia genome:
AAAGACCTCAAGGCGATCTCCGGCTGGTTGGGTGAACCGAAACAGAACCAGCGAAAGGCGGCGTGATCCGACTTCGAAAGACCAAGTGGGGTAAGCTTCCAGCTTGCGTTGCCGGAATCGTAAACGGGAAGCTTACGCCACACTTTAAAACTGCCATCTATTTTCCCGAGGGTCCGGTCGCGTCAGCGAGCTAGTGCTTTGTCAGCTTTCAATTTTCGAGCCTGCGTTTGTCGAGCGGAAAAGGGGTCAGGTACCAAAAACCAAATGGCCCGCAGGGTGTTTCGCATTTTTGGTACCTGACCCCTTTTCCGCGGTACCCTATGAATAAAAGTTGACGAAGCACTAGGGTTGTGCGAAACCCGTACAGCCGCTCCAACAAATGGTCGCCTCGATGGAAACGTTTATTCAGGAAAACCAACTCTTTGTCGGCATGGCGATTGGGACTGAGAGCGTTTAAAGGACCGTGATCAGCGATGATCATCCGAGGCATCGATCAAGAACCTCGCTTCCATCATCGTCACCGCTTGCCCCGACAACTGCACCCGGTCACCGATGACTTGGGTGTGCACCAGACCACCACGCCGTGAAGCCTGGTATCCGGTCAGCGATGAGCGGCCGAGACGCTGAGACCAATACGGCGCCAAGCAACAATGGGCCGACCCCGTCACCGGGTCTTCGTTGATCCCGAACCGTGGCGCAAAGAAGCGGGACACGAAGTCGACGCCTGCCGTGGACGATGCGGCCGTGATGATGACGCCGCGGGTTTCAATCTTTGCGAGTCTGCCGAAATCCGGGCACACGCTGCGCAGCGTCTGCTCGGATTCGACGACGGCGAACACGTCTTCGTTGGATTTCGCGACGTGATTGACGGCAACCCCCAACGCGTCCTGAAGATCGGCAATCGTCGCCGGATCAACCGCGCCGGACGGTGGCGTGACCGGGAAATCCATCGTGATCGACGGCCCCTCGCACTGGCAACTCAGACAGCCACTTCGCGTTTGAAACAGAATCGGTCGCGAAGGATCCACACGCTTCTGTTCGATCAACGTGTGCGCCGCTCCGAGCGTCGCGTGGCCACATAAATCCACCTCGACCGCCGGCGTGAACCAGCGCAAGTGGAACTTATTGGGCCGGCCGGTGGGGACAACAAACGCCGTTTCGGATAGATTCATTTCTACCGCGACCTGCTGCATCCACTCCGAATCGCGGGGGGATTCCAGCAAACAGATTGCCGCGGGGTTTCCGGAAAATGGACGCGTGGCAAAGGCGTCGACTTGCCAAATCGGAACGCCATCATTGGGGGGCATCAGCAGATCGGTCCCATCGTGAAGAAAGAAAGGTCAGCAAATCTCGACCGCCGTTGTTGAAAATCATCGGATTCGTGTGCCAAGCTGACGGACTCGGGATCGAATGACGAAAATCTGCTACCAGTGAATCGTACTTCGATCGACATAGATTGAGGCGTTGTGTGCCGTGTAGGTGATCAAGATTCTCGGTGCCAAAACGTAGTTTGATTGATTTTTTACCAAGGGGATCAGAGCAATGCCACTCGTCCAGACGCAGCATTCGATCGGGCCGCAGTCGCGGCGTGTCATCGCAGCCCACCTGATCATGACCGGGCTGCTGTCGTGTTTGGTGATCCCGTCGGGCCTGATGGCGCAGTCGCCTTCGCTCATCAAGCCGATTGATTTTGAACCGCGTGATCCGAAACGAGACCGCGAGGTGCCCGTGCGCGTCTATTTGCCAGCCGGCGCGACGGCCCGGCCGGTCGTCTTGTTCTCTCACGGGCTGGGCGGTTCTCGTGAAGGCAACCCGTACCTGGGGCAGCATTGGGCGGGCGCGGGGTTCGTCGCGGTGTTCATCCAGCACGCCGGCAGTGACCGTGACGTGATGAAAAACGTTCCGCTCCGCGAGCGGTTCAATGCACTCAAAAACGCGGCCAGTTACAAAAGTGCGCGCGACCGACTGGAGGACGTGTCCTTCGTGATCGATCAACTGGAACAATGGAATCAACGCGACGACCACCCGCTGTTCGGCAAGCTTGACCTGGAACACATCGGCATGAGCGGCCATAGCTTCGGTGCGGTCACCACGCTCGGCGTTGCCGGCCAACAGTCCTTTTTCGGACGGAGAATCGAAGAACCACGCATCGATGCGTTTTTGGCGATGAGCCCCCAGCCGGGTAAGGGCCCGCCGCCGGAAAAAGCGTTCGCCCCGCTGAAACGTCCCCTGCTGTGCATGACGGGAACCCAAGACGACAGCCCGATCGACCCCACGTTCACGCCGGAGTCACGTCAGCTGGTTTACAAGGCCTTGCCCGAGGGGGACAAGTACCATCTGGTCTTCCAAGACGGGAACCATTACACGTTCTCCGATGCCCGCGGCCTGCGTCGTCGCGATCGCAATCCGAAACATCACCCAGCGATTCAAAAGATCAGTGTCAAGTTTTGGCAGGCTTATCTGTTGGACGACGCAGATGCCAAAGGCTGGCTTCAATCCGACGCCGCCCATACCGACGGCACGCTCGACCCGCCAGATGTGTGGCAATGGAAGTAGGCAACGAGCGGAAAAGGAGTGGGAGAGGCTTCCAGGCTCGTCGCTGCCGAAATGACCGGCTGGAAGCCTATCCCACTGACGTTAGCTCCACGCTACGCGGCGGTAAAGTGGTCTCGCAACGCTTCCAGTAAGGCCGCATAGATGGGGTTGCAAAAATCCGCGACCAATTGTGGATCGTCCGCCGTGTACTCGGACATCCATTGGGCAAACGTGGTGTTGTCGGACGTCACGGGCAACAATTGAATTTGACCGAGGTAGTTGGAGACCGACGACTGCGACACCGGCTCGGGCCCGTCGTCGATCGAATACTGCATGCTGTAGTTGGCGTCATCCAAGTCCAACAGCGTTTCTTCGAAAGCGCCGTTGAGCACCCGTTTGGCTCCCACGCAATCACCCGGCAGGCCGCCGACCGCTTTCACGCTGGTAATAAACGGACGCCCCCAGTCCAAACGGTGGAAATTGCGGATCTCGTTCCAAACGTCATCGATCGCCGCGGGAACGATCACCGAATTGTAGCAGGACATCGTTGATCCCAATTTGATAATGTGTTGCGTGTGTTCGCGACGCGAACGCCAACTCAATCATATAGAATGCGGGGCGTCTGATGTGCCCCGCTGTGAATGAACTTGGCGAACCACAAGATTTCAAATGCAATCCCTGACACGTCGCAAACTGATCGTACGTGGATCCGCCGTCGGTTTATCCGCACTGTCTTACGCCAATGTCGCGCGAGCCGCGTCGGACAGGGGCCTACCCCGAATCGGGTTCATTGGATGTGGCGGCCGTTCGAAAAGTTTGTTGCAAGGCTTTTCCGGTGAGGCCACGGTGACATGGGCTTGCGACCCCGATCAGCAGCATGCCGCAGCCTTCCAGAAGTTGTCCGGTGCGAAACACGTCACCGATGACTTGCGACGGATTCTGGACGATCGATCCGTTGATGCGGTGGTGGTCGCCACCCCAGATCACTGGCACGCCCCGGCTTCGATCATGGCTTGCGACGCGGGAAAACACGTCTACGTCGAAAAACCTTGCAGCCACAACTTCCGCGAAGGCCAGTTGCTGGTCCGAGCGGCACGGCGTAACAACGTGGTCGTTCAGCACGGAACACAAAGCCGCACCCATCCGTTGGTGGTCCGTGCGATCAACATGCTTCGAGACGGAGTGATCGGCGACGTGCTGGTTGGCAAGGCCTGGAACATCCAACGACGACGAAACATCGGACATGCCAAACCCTCCGCACCGCCGAGCCATGTCGACTACGACACCTGGGTCGGCCCCGCGGAATTCCTGCCGTTTCAATCCAATCGATTCCATTACGACTGGCACTGGTGGCACAACTTCGGAACCGGCGACATCGGTAACGATGGGACGCACGAACTCGACATCGCACGATGGGGCTTGGGAGTCGAAGGGTTGCCGAGAAAGGCATCAGCGATCGGCGGCAAGTTCTACTTCGACGACGATCAACAATTCCCCGATACCGCGACCTGTGTGTTCCAGTGGCCGGGCGATAGAAAGCCGCAGTCCAACAAGCAACTGATCTTCGAAATGCGGATCTGGTCCAAGAACATGCCGCACAACTGCGACACGGGGATCGAGTTCTATGGAACCAAGGGAATGTTGTTTGTCAGCAAACGCGGAAAGTTGGCCGTCTGGGATGATTCCAACCAACCGATCGCGATCCCAGCATCAACAGGCAGTTCGACACTACCGAAGAATCATCAAGCCGATTTCCTGCAGGCCTTCACCGAGAACCGACGGCCTGCAGCCGAAATCGAAATCGGTCACGATTCTTGCAGTTTGGTCCACTTAGCCAACATCAGCGTCACGGTCGGACGATCCTTAAGCATCGACCCCGAAACGCAAACGATCCACGGTGACCTCGAGGCCAATGCGATGCTTGGACGCAAGTATCGGGCGGGAGGTCATTGGTCCGTCCCTCCCGGAAAAGACCTATGAATCCACGTATCAAGTTGACGATCGCAGCATGGCTTTGCTTCTCTGCAGCAGTCGAGGCACAGCGACCCGAGCTGACGTTCCGAGAGGGCGACGGCCGCGTCGTCATCGAAGTGAACGGCGAAGCGATCGCACATTATGTCTATCGCGATGATGCCATCCCGCGTCCGTACTTTGCCCACGTCAAAACGCCCGGTGGAATTCAGGTCACGCGGCATCATCCGCCCCAATCCGGCGATCGCAGCGACCACGCCACCATGCACCCGGGGATCTGGTTGGCCTTCGGCGATCTCGGCGGCGAGGACTTTTGGCGCAACAAGGCGTCGGTCCGACACGTGGACTTCCTTCAAGAACCCGCGTCCGAACGCAACATGGGTTCGTTCATCGAGAAGAAACAATACACCGGTTCCGACGGCAGAATCGTCTGCGACGAAGAATTCCGGTTCGCCGTACTCGCCAAACCCGAGGCCATCTTATTTGTTGTGGAATCCATTTTCAGTGGCACCCAGCCGTTCTCGTTTGGCGATCAAGAAGAAATGGGTCTGGGGGTTCGCGTGGCAACGCCGGTCACTGAAGTCGCAGGCGGCAACCTGACAGATGCCGAAGGCCGTGCCGGTGCAAAAACCATTTGGGGCAACGCCGCGGCCTGGTGTGATTACAGTGGTGTCATTGATGGCCAGCGTGTGGGGGTCACGGTCATGAGTCACCCGACGAACTTTCGCGAAACCTGGTGGCACGCCCGCGATTATGGATTGATCACCGCCAATCCCTTCGGCCGTGCGGCGATGAAACAAGGTGCGGCCAGCCGGATTGTGGTTCAGCCCGGCGAAACGTTTCGGCTGCGGTTCGCCGTGTACGTCCACTCCGGCGCGGAGGACGATGCGATTGCCAAGGCTTATGGTGACTACGCTAAACTGGGACAATGATCACAATGAAACACGTGCTCGCGTCCGTCTTCGCCGTGGTGCTGCTCGCACCGTTGATGTTGCCCTCCAGCGTCTGGGCATCGAAGCCAAACATTCTATTGATCATGGCCGATGACGTCGGCTGCGATGCGATCGGTTGTTATGGCGGCCAAAGTCATCCGACTCCGCACATCGACGCGCTCGCCCAAGGCGGCATGAAATTCAATCATGCCTACTCGATGCCGGTCTGCCACCCCTCGCGGGTTTGCCTGATGACCGGACGCTACCCGTTTCGCTTCGGAGCCGAAGGGATGAAGTGGGGCGATTTCCCCGACGCCGCCGAGGGGATCTCGATCGGTGACCGCATGAAACAGGCCGGCTACGCAACCGCCGTCGCCGGCAAGTGGCAGCTGTGCATGATGAAAAATGATCTCCAACACCCGCGACGGGTCGGTTTCGATTCTTGGTGTCTGTTCGGTTGGCACGAAGGCGGTCGCTACAACGATCCGTTGATCTATACAAACGGCCAACTCCGCGATGACACACGCGGCAAATATGGCCCGGATCTGTATGTCGAATTTCTCATCGACTTCATGCGTCAGAGCCGACAGGATGGCAAGCCGTTTTTTGCGTATTACCCGATGGCGTTGTGCCACGATGTCACCGACGATTTAAAGGGCCGGCAGGTCGCCTACTACAAAGACGGTCGCTGGATGACGTACGCGGAAATGATCGCGTCGATGGACGACATGGTCGGGCGTTTGGTCGCGGCGCTGGAACAAATGGAACTTCGCGAAGAAACGTTGATCCTGTTTACCACCGACAACGGAACTCCTGCGGCGAGCTATCTGTCGGTCGGCGCCGATGGCAAAATGGCTCGTCCCAAAGTGTTTTCGATCCGAAACGGCGAGGTGGTTCCCGGCGGCAAGGGAAAACACGACGACACGGGAACACGGGTTCCGTTGATCGCCAATTGGCCCGGCCGGATCGACGCCGGCACCCAGGCCGACCAGATGGTCGATTTGACCGATTACCTGCCCACGGTCGCCGAAATTGCGGGCTTGGGCGATGAAGATGTCTTTCGCGACGGAATCAGCTTCGCGCCACTGCTGTTCGGTGACACAAGGAAACGCCAGCGAGACTGGATCTACAGTGAGCACCGCGGGAAACGATCGATTCGCTCGCCGCAGTTCCGACTCTACGACGACGGACGTTTCTTCGATCTGGTCACGGACCCCCAAGAACAACAAGCACTTGCGATCGACGAACTGCCCGACGAAGCCAAACAAGAACACGCCCGATTGCAGCGTCGATTGAACGAACTGAAAACACGGGCTGCCCGCTAGGCTTCTCAAATCTGAAATCTTCGACCTTAGATCCTGAGCCCGTCCCCACGCTCGTGCCTCCCCCCCCTCCCTGCCAACCCGCCATGCAACCTCCACGCTCGCGCCGCTCCATCCCTTGTGTCTTCGCGTTCCTCTGGCTCTCCGCCGCGCTTGCCACCGCTGCCGAAATCCGCGTCATTTATCCCGAGTTGGAACCGGACATCGATGGCAAAGAAGTCGACTGGATCTATGGCGATTATCTGATGAAAAACGATCAGATCTCGGTCACGATCGCCGCCCCGATCGCGACGCGGGATGCCAATTTGACCATTCGCGGGATCGGCGCTTCGATTCTCGATCTGACCTTGAACGATCCCTCCAACGACCAACTGAGTGCCTTCATTCCCACGGCAGGCCGGTATCAATTCCATGACCCGAGCCAAGTGCAAACCGGTCGCGAGGGCGACGCGGTGTTCTGGCAGTGCCGTTCGTCCAAATCGCTCGCCGGTGATGGAACCACCGCGACCGTGCGGTATCGCTTGATGGACGGGAACGCGTTCGTCGAGACCACGGTTTGGATCGAGGGTGATGCCGCGGAAGCGGTCAAAGCGTATGACGGCGTCCGCGCCGATCGCACCTTTACACAGGAACAATCCGGCAGCGTCGCGTATTGCACCGATTCATTTTTTCGGCAAACGATCGGATTCAAAAGCCCCAGGGGCACCGAACCGCCGCGTTGGAAAAACGGTCGGCCCGCGGAGCTGCATTACAGCGACCAGCACGTGCAGCGCGACGACGGGGTGACGACCTGGACGGTCTTGCTGTATCCGGCGACCAGCCCGATCGACTTGCTGGCCGTCGCGGAAGGGTCGCATCGCTCGCCGGCAATGCACACCTTTGAGGTGCCGTTAGAGATCCCCGGTGGCGATCACCAAGCCGCCGTCAGGCGTGCCAAAATCTCGCTGCGATCAAAGACGGATTCTGAGGGCAAAGTATCTCCACCCTTTACGCTACAAACCGATGACCAGGGAATCGCCCACGCCAGGTTGGTTCCCGGTGAGTACCTCGTCGGATACACGGCGATCGGAAACGCGCCTTTCATACTGGTCGTCAAATCGAGTGACCAACCCCAAACGATTCGGCTGGGAACATCCTCACCGAGCGGATTCACTGCAACCGTGACCGACGGCGATGGAAATCCGATCCCGGCCAAAGCGACGATCTACGCGGAAAACGGAGGCCACCCGGACTTCGGACCGGACAGTACCCGGACCTTTGTCAAGAATTGCGTGTATGCCGTGCATGGCCAAATGCATTGCCCGCTCGATCCTGGCAACTACGAAATCCATTTCAGCCGCGGACCGGAATATGACCGCGTCATCAAGCAGGTCCAGGTCGTCGAAGAAAAGATCACCGAGATTTCCATCCAGCTCGACCGTGTGGTCGATACCCGCGGTTGGGTCAGTACGGAGCTGCACAGCCACAGCAGCCCATCGGGCGACAACACGTCCGACCAGTACGGACGCGTCGAAAACCTGCTCTGCGAACACCTGGAATTCGCCCCCTGCACCGAACACAATCGCATCAGCAGCTACACGCCGCATCTGAAGCAAATGCAGCGTTCGCGCCTGATGGCGACGTGCACGGGAATGGAATTGACCGGCAATCCGTTGCCCGCGAACCATCAAAATTCGTTCCCGCTGCACCACCATCCACACACTCAAAACGGAGGCGGTCCGCGGGTCGACCCGAACCCGGTCGTCCAGATCGAACGGCTGGCGATGTGGGACGGTGGTTCGGACAAACTGGTCCAGATGAACCATCCCAATTTGCACCAAATCTATGGTGACTTAGACGTCGACGGAACGCCCGACAAGGGATTCCGGGGGATGCTCAAGTGGATGGATGTCATCGAAGTCCATCCGCTGGAAACGATTTTTCAAGACGTTGCCAGCAAACCGCCGAACGTCCGGGAGATGCGAATCCCGCTGTTCCAATGGATGCAACTGCTCAACCAAGGCTACCGCATTCCGGGTGTCGTCAACACCGACGCGCACTACAACCACCATGGCAGCGGCTGGCTGAGAAATTGGTTCGCCAGCAGCACTGATGATCCGGCGGAGATTTCCACCGACGAAATGATTCGTCAAGCCGAAGCGGGGCACATCGTCATGTCGACCGGCCCGTTCCTGTCGGTCGTCGGCACGTCAAGTTCCAGCGAGACGCTGGCGATTCCCGGCGACGACCTCTCGGCCAGCGACGGTCGGGTGACCGTCCGGGTGAGTGTCCAATGCCCGAACTGGTTGGACGTCAATCGCGTTGCCATTTTCATCAATGGACGCCGCAGTGAGGAACACGACTACACGCGCAAGAATTCTCCCGAGTTGTTCGCGGATTCCGACAGCGTTGCCAAATTCGATTCGACGATCACCGTCCAACTGGATGCAGACGCACACCTGATCGTGGCAACGATCGGCGAAGGCATGACGATGGAAAAGGTCATGGGTGAGCAATACGGCAAGCGCCCGCCGATCGCCGTCAGCAACCCGATCTTCGTCGACGTCGACGGAAACGGGTTCCAGCCAAACGGCGACGAACTCGGTTTGCCGCTGCCGAAGTCACCGCAGTAAGCATCAAGCGGAAAATAACCGTCGGATCTTTTGAAGTGGGATAGGCTTCCAGGCTCGTCATTTCAGCATCGACAGGCTGGAAGCCTATCCCACTCATCTGCCGATCGTCGCTAATTCATGCCGCCGAAGCCGCCACTCCCGATCGGCTTCGTCGCTCGGATCAGGGTGTCGAGATCAAAGTCATAGTCGTCTTGATGAAGTGTGGTGATGTCGCCAAACGCGCCACCGTCGTCGATTTGGTTGGTGCCGGTGCTGTAGACGACAAAGCCGGTTTCGGTCGGCCGATCGATCAGGGGGGTGTCGCTGAACGGATCGATCGGAACAGACGGCAAAAATTCTGGCACAAGTTCATCGATGCCGGTGGGCAACCGTTGGTGTTTTGCGTCAAACAATCGGGCGGCAAATTCCACCATCAGCATTCGCAGCGTCGCATCGCGTCGGTGGATCGCATCCTCGGTCGCGTCAATCGACGGCGATACCAAAGTCGTCGTCTCGGACGGACTTTGCCCAGACAAGTGAGCCGGCGCGTACATCGCCAATCGGTATTGCCAATTCATTTCGCGGTCCATCACCAAATCGCTTCGTCGTTTGATCGATTCGAGTGACTCCCGCTCGCCATCGATCGCAATCAAGACGGGCAACAATTCCGCGAGCTTTTCGACACTCAGATCGTTGCGGATCCGCACCAAGCCTTCCTGGCCGATGCCTTCGGTCGCGATGCCGGTCAACGCGTAGGAAACATCGCTTCCGCGCCCGAGTCCATGTCCGACAGAGATGCAATCGAGCCACGAGTCGCTGGCGTCAGAAAATTGCCCTGCCTTGACCTTTGCCCTGGCTTCTTTATCCATGCAGCGTGCCCAGGACCGAAAAACATTCAGCTTCTGTCCGAGACCCGTGAAATCGGCATCGACGGCAAATGGATCGGGCGCACGAAATGTCTGACGAGCCGTCCGCCGAATCGATGCGTACGCCTCGGCAATCTTGTTCGCACGTTCTGTCCGACCGTCGTTGGCAAATTCTTGCAGCGTCTGTTCCTTCGGATTCAGCATCGCCAACTCAGCCATCTTCGTCTCCAGCCGTTCATAGACTGTTACGTCACCGGCGATCGGATCGGGCTGAGCCAGTGGCCGGGCCATTTGAACGGCGATCGGAAACAGACAAACGGCATACAACGTCAACAAAGTCCATGATGCGATGGTCGCCAACCGCCGTGTCGAACACTCCGTCGGCGAGTCAAGCTGTCGATACCGCAACCAGCCGGCCGTCGCGACGCACAACGTCGTCATCAGAAGTGCGGCCGCGTAAGTCCAGATCATGACGTGATAGGGCGACCCCGGCAGAAAACTCAGGGCACTGGCTTGCATCAACCACTTTCCGCCGACCGCCCCGAACTGGAACGCGAGCCCCAGGACGATCGAAAAGACAACCATCGCGACAAATCGCCAGCGTAAGCGAACGGCCGTAAACAGGGCTGCGATCGAGACGGTGGCCAAGGTCATCATGCCGGCGGCAGAAAGCATTGATGACCATTGTGAAACGGGATCGCGTTGCTGAGCCAACATGTTGATCAGGAACAAAATCGCGAGCAACACGATCGCCGACATCGCGTCAGAAAGGCGATACGATTGACCGACCGAATCGCACCGGGTCACGACGATGGGTCCCAGCCGGAACGAATCGCCAAACAACATCGCTACAATTTGAATCGTGAAATAGACCGGCAAAAAGACCAGCAACGTCTCCAGAGAGCCCATGTTCCAATAGACGCGGACCGCCCATCCGACAACGGCCGCAGCCACGACCAAACCGGCCAACGCCCCGGACCAAAATGTCAGCCGTCGCCAGATCGGAGGTGCGGTGCGTGAATGACGTCGACCCACTTGATCGCGCCGGCCAAGGAAACGTAGCAGACCGAGCAACACAACCGAGCTGCATCCGGCCAAGCTAAAGAACACGATCGGCTGGTAGGCATGCAGCGGCAGCAGCAGCCCCAGCGCGGCGACGCCGATGGCCGACCGAATCAACCAGCGGCCCCGTCCCAACGCCACCCACATCGAGAGCAGACTGAACAGGATTCCGGCCAGCCCCATCGCCTCAGCGGAACATCGGAAATCGGGAAACGTGTGCATGGAATGGCGGCGCGGTGGTGGGAGTCACCCTACCAGGATAACAAATCCTGGATTTCACGGACCAAGCACACTCCCTCCACTCGAAACGATTAGAATCTTACCTCCCCCATGTCCCCACCGTGCCCGCCTTATGGGAGCATTCGCCATGACGCGACATCTCGCAATCTTTATTTCTCTCGTTCTCTTGCCATTGCTGGGCGGAATCGCACCCGCGGTGGCTCAGGACAAAACGTTTCAAACGCTTTTCGACGGCAGCAGCCTGGACGGCTGGAAACACAGCGGGAACTGGGTCATCGAAGACGGGGTGATCACGCGAACCGGCAAGGGCGGATCGCTGGTCTACAACGCCGCCAAAGTCCCCGACGATTTCGAACTGCGCTTTGAATGGAAGGTCGCCGCGGGCAGCAACAGCGGCGTCTACTATCGTCCCGGCCAATACGAATACCAGATTCTGGATAATTCGAAACATAGGGATGGCAAGAACCCGCGCACCAGCGCCGCCTCGTTGTACTTCTGCATGCAACCGTCGGCCGACAAAACACGTCCGGTGGGCCAGTGGAACGAAGCCCGCGTTGTCT
Encoded here:
- a CDS encoding PhzF family phenazine biosynthesis protein, which produces MPPNDGVPIWQVDAFATRPFSGNPAAICLLESPRDSEWMQQVAVEMNLSETAFVVPTGRPNKFHLRWFTPAVEVDLCGHATLGAAHTLIEQKRVDPSRPILFQTRSGCLSCQCEGPSITMDFPVTPPSGAVDPATIADLQDALGVAVNHVAKSNEDVFAVVESEQTLRSVCPDFGRLAKIETRGVIITAASSTAGVDFVSRFFAPRFGINEDPVTGSAHCCLAPYWSQRLGRSSLTGYQASRRGGLVHTQVIGDRVQLSGQAVTMMEARFLIDASDDHR
- a CDS encoding alpha/beta hydrolase family protein, which codes for MPLVQTQHSIGPQSRRVIAAHLIMTGLLSCLVIPSGLMAQSPSLIKPIDFEPRDPKRDREVPVRVYLPAGATARPVVLFSHGLGGSREGNPYLGQHWAGAGFVAVFIQHAGSDRDVMKNVPLRERFNALKNAASYKSARDRLEDVSFVIDQLEQWNQRDDHPLFGKLDLEHIGMSGHSFGAVTTLGVAGQQSFFGRRIEEPRIDAFLAMSPQPGKGPPPEKAFAPLKRPLLCMTGTQDDSPIDPTFTPESRQLVYKALPEGDKYHLVFQDGNHYTFSDARGLRRRDRNPKHHPAIQKISVKFWQAYLLDDADAKGWLQSDAAHTDGTLDPPDVWQWK
- a CDS encoding SRPBCC family protein — its product is MSCYNSVIVPAAIDDVWNEIRNFHRLDWGRPFITSVKAVGGLPGDCVGAKRVLNGAFEETLLDLDDANYSMQYSIDDGPEPVSQSSVSNYLGQIQLLPVTSDNTTFAQWMSEYTADDPQLVADFCNPIYAALLEALRDHFTAA
- a CDS encoding Gfo/Idh/MocA family protein; the encoded protein is MQSLTRRKLIVRGSAVGLSALSYANVARAASDRGLPRIGFIGCGGRSKSLLQGFSGEATVTWACDPDQQHAAAFQKLSGAKHVTDDLRRILDDRSVDAVVVATPDHWHAPASIMACDAGKHVYVEKPCSHNFREGQLLVRAARRNNVVVQHGTQSRTHPLVVRAINMLRDGVIGDVLVGKAWNIQRRRNIGHAKPSAPPSHVDYDTWVGPAEFLPFQSNRFHYDWHWWHNFGTGDIGNDGTHELDIARWGLGVEGLPRKASAIGGKFYFDDDQQFPDTATCVFQWPGDRKPQSNKQLIFEMRIWSKNMPHNCDTGIEFYGTKGMLFVSKRGKLAVWDDSNQPIAIPASTGSSTLPKNHQADFLQAFTENRRPAAEIEIGHDSCSLVHLANISVTVGRSLSIDPETQTIHGDLEANAMLGRKYRAGGHWSVPPGKDL
- a CDS encoding DUF6807 domain-containing protein, with the protein product MNPRIKLTIAAWLCFSAAVEAQRPELTFREGDGRVVIEVNGEAIAHYVYRDDAIPRPYFAHVKTPGGIQVTRHHPPQSGDRSDHATMHPGIWLAFGDLGGEDFWRNKASVRHVDFLQEPASERNMGSFIEKKQYTGSDGRIVCDEEFRFAVLAKPEAILFVVESIFSGTQPFSFGDQEEMGLGVRVATPVTEVAGGNLTDAEGRAGAKTIWGNAAAWCDYSGVIDGQRVGVTVMSHPTNFRETWWHARDYGLITANPFGRAAMKQGAASRIVVQPGETFRLRFAVYVHSGAEDDAIAKAYGDYAKLGQ
- a CDS encoding sulfatase-like hydrolase/transferase, giving the protein MKHVLASVFAVVLLAPLMLPSSVWASKPNILLIMADDVGCDAIGCYGGQSHPTPHIDALAQGGMKFNHAYSMPVCHPSRVCLMTGRYPFRFGAEGMKWGDFPDAAEGISIGDRMKQAGYATAVAGKWQLCMMKNDLQHPRRVGFDSWCLFGWHEGGRYNDPLIYTNGQLRDDTRGKYGPDLYVEFLIDFMRQSRQDGKPFFAYYPMALCHDVTDDLKGRQVAYYKDGRWMTYAEMIASMDDMVGRLVAALEQMELREETLILFTTDNGTPAASYLSVGADGKMARPKVFSIRNGEVVPGGKGKHDDTGTRVPLIANWPGRIDAGTQADQMVDLTDYLPTVAEIAGLGDEDVFRDGISFAPLLFGDTRKRQRDWIYSEHRGKRSIRSPQFRLYDDGRFFDLVTDPQEQQALAIDELPDEAKQEHARLQRRLNELKTRAAR
- a CDS encoding CehA/McbA family metallohydrolase, which translates into the protein MQPPRSRRSIPCVFAFLWLSAALATAAEIRVIYPELEPDIDGKEVDWIYGDYLMKNDQISVTIAAPIATRDANLTIRGIGASILDLTLNDPSNDQLSAFIPTAGRYQFHDPSQVQTGREGDAVFWQCRSSKSLAGDGTTATVRYRLMDGNAFVETTVWIEGDAAEAVKAYDGVRADRTFTQEQSGSVAYCTDSFFRQTIGFKSPRGTEPPRWKNGRPAELHYSDQHVQRDDGVTTWTVLLYPATSPIDLLAVAEGSHRSPAMHTFEVPLEIPGGDHQAAVRRAKISLRSKTDSEGKVSPPFTLQTDDQGIAHARLVPGEYLVGYTAIGNAPFILVVKSSDQPQTIRLGTSSPSGFTATVTDGDGNPIPAKATIYAENGGHPDFGPDSTRTFVKNCVYAVHGQMHCPLDPGNYEIHFSRGPEYDRVIKQVQVVEEKITEISIQLDRVVDTRGWVSTELHSHSSPSGDNTSDQYGRVENLLCEHLEFAPCTEHNRISSYTPHLKQMQRSRLMATCTGMELTGNPLPANHQNSFPLHHHPHTQNGGGPRVDPNPVVQIERLAMWDGGSDKLVQMNHPNLHQIYGDLDVDGTPDKGFRGMLKWMDVIEVHPLETIFQDVASKPPNVREMRIPLFQWMQLLNQGYRIPGVVNTDAHYNHHGSGWLRNWFASSTDDPAEISTDEMIRQAEAGHIVMSTGPFLSVVGTSSSSETLAIPGDDLSASDGRVTVRVSVQCPNWLDVNRVAIFINGRRSEEHDYTRKNSPELFADSDSVAKFDSTITVQLDADAHLIVATIGEGMTMEKVMGEQYGKRPPIAVSNPIFVDVDGNGFQPNGDELGLPLPKSPQ